From Salarias fasciatus chromosome 5, fSalaFa1.1, whole genome shotgun sequence, a single genomic window includes:
- the oxtra gene encoding oxytocin receptor, with the protein MESLLNESDIWQLNSSLANETGGLNRTNPLKRNEEVAKVEVTVLALVLLLALAGNLCVLLAIHTTKHSQSRMYYFMKHLSIADLVVAIFQVLPQLIWDITFRFYGPDILCRLVKYLQIVGMFASTYMLVLMSVDRCLAICQPLRSLHRRKDRFYVIFCWVLSLLFSVPQMFIFSLREVGSGEHDCWADFINPWGAKAYITWISLTIYIIPVAILSICYGLISFKIWQNFKLKMRREQCISLTPKTSKGNTLARVSSVKLISKAKITTVKMTFVIVVAYIVCWTPFFFVQMWSAWDPAAPREAMPFIISMLLASLNSCCNPWIYMCFAGHLFHDLRQNFLCCSSLYLKSSQCRCERDFDSSHKSNSSTFVIKSTSSQRSITQTSTT; encoded by the exons ATGGAAAGTCTTCTGAACGAAAGTGACATCTGGCAGCTCAACTCGTCCCTCGCCAACGAGACCGGCGGCTTGAATCGAACCAACCCCCTGAAGCGGAACGAGGAGGTGGCCAAGGTGGAGGTGACCGTGCTCGCCCTGGTGCTGCTCCTGGCGCTGGCGGGCAACCTGTGCGTCCTGCTGGCCATCCACACCACCAAGCACAGCCAGTCGCGCATGTATTACTTCATGAAGCACCTGAGCATCGCCGATCTGGTGGTGGCGATTTTCCAAGTTCTGCCGCAACTTATCTGGGACATCACATTCAGGTTTTACGGACCAGACATTCTGTGCAGGCTGGTGAAATACCTGCAGATCGTCGGGATGTTCGCGTCTACTTATATGTTGGTTCTAATGTCCGTGGACAGGTGCCTGGCCATTTGTCAACCCCTACGGTCGTTGCACAGGAGGAAAGACCGTTTCTATGTTATATTTTGTTGGGTGCTGAGTCTGCTCTTCAGCGTCCCGCAGATGTTCATCTTCTCCCTCAGAGAAGTTGGCTCTGGAGAGCACGACTGCTGGGCAGACTTCATAAACCCGTGGGGAGCCAAAGCCTACATCACATGGATAAGTCTCACCATATATATAATCCCCGTGGCTATTTTGAGCATCTGCTATGGGCTGATCAGCTTCAAAATATGGCAAAACTTCAAGCTGAAAATGAGGAGGGAGCAGTGCATAAGCCTCACACCCAAAACCTCCAAAGGCAACACGCTGGCGCGTGTGAGCAGCGTGAAGCTCATCTCCAAGGCGAAGATAACCACCGTGAAAATGACTTTTGTCATCGTCGTGGCTTACATCGTCTGCTGGACCCCCTTCTTCTTCGTGCAGATGTGGTCTGCGTGGGATCCAGCTGCGCCCCGTGAAG CCATGCCCTTCATCATCTCCATGTTGCTGGCCAGCCTCAACAGCTGCTGCAACCCCTGGATCTACATGTGCTTCGCCGGCCACCTCTTCCACGACCTCAGGCAGAACTTCctgtgctgctcctctctctacCTCAAGTCGTCCCAGTGCCGCTGCGAGCGCGACTTCGACTCCAGCCACAAGAGCAACTCCTCGACCTTCGTCATCAAGAGCACAAGCAGCCAGAGGAGCATCACACAGACGTCCACCACGTGA